The Oxalobacteraceae bacterium OTU3CINTB1 genome includes a window with the following:
- a CDS encoding efflux RND transporter periplasmic adaptor subunit translates to MKNIKQFTAVARPLAAAMALAGLAAFGLTGCDDAKGKSEAPAAGGGGPPISAATVVEKTITETQEFSGRLEAVEQVQIRPRVGGFITAINFKPGSQVKKGDVLFVIDARPYQAEANRAEAAAGSARAKAELAKLELNRAEKLLADKAIAQREYDERASNQKQLDADARASQAQYDAAKLNLAYTRVVSPIDGRVSKAEITLGNLVDASAVLTSVVSLENIYASFDGDEDTYLRVGAAAHKGQPAIVKIGLANETGFPHEGKLEFVDNQLDPRSGSVRMRATLANKDGSLVPGLFARVQLAGTTGAKPTLLINERAVSTDQSRKFVFVVGAGNKAEYRAVTLGPQVDGLRVVREGLKPGEKIVVNGLQRVRPGAPITPTVVPMDSDPLAANVAKPESKPDAKKDEKVAVANTKAGTSKE, encoded by the coding sequence ATGAAAAACATTAAACAATTCACCGCTGTAGCCCGGCCGCTGGCCGCCGCTATGGCGTTGGCGGGACTGGCCGCTTTCGGCCTCACGGGTTGCGACGACGCCAAGGGCAAGAGCGAAGCGCCTGCGGCCGGCGGCGGCGGGCCACCGATTTCGGCGGCCACCGTGGTCGAGAAAACCATCACCGAGACCCAGGAGTTCTCGGGTCGCCTGGAGGCCGTCGAGCAGGTGCAGATCCGCCCGCGCGTCGGCGGCTTCATCACCGCGATCAACTTCAAGCCGGGCAGCCAGGTCAAGAAAGGCGACGTGTTGTTCGTTATCGATGCGCGTCCATACCAGGCCGAAGCCAATCGCGCCGAAGCGGCCGCCGGTTCGGCGCGCGCCAAGGCGGAACTGGCCAAGCTGGAATTGAACCGCGCTGAAAAACTGCTGGCCGATAAGGCCATCGCCCAGCGCGAATACGACGAACGCGCGTCGAACCAGAAGCAGCTGGACGCCGATGCCCGCGCCTCGCAGGCGCAGTACGACGCGGCCAAGCTCAATCTGGCCTACACCCGCGTGGTCTCGCCGATCGACGGCCGCGTGTCGAAAGCGGAAATCACGCTCGGTAACCTGGTCGACGCGTCGGCCGTGCTGACCTCCGTGGTCTCGCTGGAAAACATCTACGCCTCCTTCGACGGCGACGAAGATACCTACCTCCGCGTCGGCGCCGCCGCCCACAAGGGCCAACCGGCCATCGTCAAGATCGGCCTGGCCAACGAAACCGGCTTCCCGCACGAAGGCAAGCTCGAATTCGTCGACAACCAGCTCGATCCGCGCAGCGGTTCGGTGCGCATGCGCGCTACCCTGGCCAACAAGGACGGCTCGCTGGTTCCCGGCCTGTTCGCCCGCGTTCAGCTGGCCGGCACCACCGGCGCCAAGCCCACGCTGCTGATCAACGAGCGCGCCGTCAGCACCGATCAAAGCCGCAAGTTCGTGTTCGTGGTCGGCGCCGGCAACAAGGCCGAGTACCGCGCCGTCACGCTGGGCCCACAGGTCGATGGCCTGCGCGTCGTGCGTGAAGGCCTGAAGCCGGGCGAGAAAATCGTCGTCAACGGTTTGCAGCGCGTGCGTCCCGGCGCGCCGATCACGCCGACCGTGGTGCCGATGGATTCCGATCCGCTGGCCGCCAACGTGGCCAAGCCGGAGTCGAAGCCGGACGCCAAAAAAGATGAAAAAGTAGCCGTCGCCAACACCAAGGCCGGCACCTCCAAGGAATAA
- a CDS encoding alpha/beta hydrolase, with product MTIKPQDKALPELSDRLKIRSLEVRGAEGPLPARLYTSGDAGAKRDTLTVFFHAGGFVGGDLEDADSFLRHLADDHPGMAVLASGYTLASVRPFPAAVEDAHAVLTWAKKNKGKIGWTGKQLMVAGIEAGANLAAVCALMSRDRGGPALTGQILIMPMLDPGLTTCSMREMQQAPELLDVADACAAAYRGYLPNAADRTHPYASPLQSSRLKNLPPALILSSEDDPLRDEAEQYGAKLISCGVKTTVIRMAPQPLQDPGARNDCACKCAALGEIASFVTNLERSETPPAS from the coding sequence GTGACCATCAAGCCACAGGATAAAGCGCTGCCGGAGCTGTCGGATCGCCTGAAGATCCGCAGCCTGGAGGTGCGCGGCGCCGAAGGCCCGCTGCCGGCACGCCTGTACACCAGCGGCGACGCCGGCGCCAAGCGCGATACGCTGACGGTGTTCTTCCACGCCGGCGGCTTTGTTGGCGGCGACCTGGAAGACGCGGACAGCTTCCTGCGCCACCTGGCCGACGACCACCCGGGCATGGCGGTGCTGGCCTCCGGCTACACGCTGGCGAGCGTGCGCCCGTTCCCGGCGGCGGTGGAAGATGCCCACGCGGTGCTGACCTGGGCCAAAAAGAACAAGGGCAAAATCGGCTGGACCGGTAAGCAGCTGATGGTGGCCGGCATCGAGGCCGGCGCCAATCTGGCGGCGGTGTGCGCGCTGATGTCGCGCGACCGTGGCGGCCCGGCGCTGACCGGCCAGATCCTGATCATGCCGATGCTGGACCCGGGCCTGACCACCTGCTCGATGCGCGAGATGCAGCAGGCGCCGGAGCTGCTGGACGTGGCCGACGCCTGCGCGGCGGCCTACCGCGGCTACCTGCCCAACGCCGCCGACCGCACGCACCCGTACGCGTCGCCGCTGCAATCGAGCCGTTTGAAAAACCTGCCGCCCGCGCTGATCCTGTCGTCCGAGGACGATCCGCTGCGCGACGAGGCGGAACAATATGGCGCCAAGCTGATTTCGTGCGGGGTCAAAACCACCGTTATCAGAATGGCGCCGCAGCCCCTGCAAGATCCGGGCGCCCGCAACGACTGCGCGTGCAAATGCGCCGCGCTGGGCGAAATCGCCAGCTTTGTCACTAACCTGGAACGGTCGGAGACGCCGCCAGCTTCATAG
- a CDS encoding YdeI/OmpD-associated family protein: MTEHTLNPKVDAYFERLKNWVDEVRELRAICLDSGLAEDLKWGAPCYTLEGRNVVLIHSFKGYCALLFFKGALLKDAKGILIKQTDNVQAARQARFENVEEIRKLKAVLKAYIAQAAKVEASGVKVEFKKTEEFSVPEEFQAKLDKMLELKTAFEALTPGRRRAYLLHFSSAKQSKTRTARVMKAIPDILSGKGLDD; this comes from the coding sequence ATGACAGAGCACACGCTGAATCCGAAAGTCGATGCCTATTTTGAGCGGCTCAAGAACTGGGTGGACGAGGTGCGCGAGCTGCGGGCGATTTGTCTCGATAGCGGGCTTGCCGAGGATTTGAAGTGGGGCGCGCCGTGCTACACGCTGGAAGGGCGGAACGTGGTGTTGATCCACTCGTTCAAGGGGTATTGCGCGCTGCTGTTTTTCAAGGGAGCGTTGCTGAAGGACGCCAAGGGTATCCTGATCAAGCAGACCGACAATGTGCAGGCGGCGCGGCAGGCGCGCTTCGAGAACGTCGAGGAAATCCGCAAGCTGAAAGCTGTGTTGAAGGCATATATCGCGCAGGCGGCGAAGGTGGAAGCCTCCGGCGTTAAGGTCGAGTTTAAAAAGACCGAGGAGTTTTCGGTGCCCGAGGAATTCCAGGCCAAGCTCGATAAGATGCTGGAGTTGAAAACCGCTTTCGAGGCGTTGACGCCGGGCCGCCGGCGCGCTTACCTTTTGCATTTTTCGTCGGCCAAGCAGTCGAAGACACGCACCGCGCGGGTGATGAAGGCCATTCCCGATATTTTGAGTGGGAAGGGCTTGGACGACTAG
- a CDS encoding D-2-hydroxyacid dehydrogenase, producing the protein MTDALTVTTTDIHRIVFLDRDSVIANVRKPSFAHEWSEYPATKAADAVQRLRDARATVAITNKVPLRADDLAQLPDLKMIAVAATGTDIVDLQACRERGIVVSNIRNYAVHTLPEHTFALILALRRQLVAYREDIEAGLWQKSERFCLFGHPISDLAGSRLGLAGYGALGKSVAQIARAFGMEVVVFNRSPVTDEGIKQVSWDELLETSDVLSLHLPLNDKTRNIICAKELIRMKSSALLINTARGGLVDEVALADALRAGVIAGAGFDVLTKEPPPEDNVLLNLRLPNFILTPHSAWASSQAMQVLADQLIDNIEAWQAGTPNNVMG; encoded by the coding sequence ATGACCGACGCTTTGACCGTCACTACGACCGACATCCACCGCATCGTTTTCCTCGACCGCGACAGCGTTATCGCCAACGTGCGCAAGCCGTCCTTTGCGCACGAGTGGAGTGAGTACCCGGCCACCAAGGCCGCCGACGCGGTGCAGCGCCTGCGCGATGCGCGCGCCACGGTCGCCATCACCAACAAGGTACCGTTGCGCGCCGACGACCTGGCGCAACTGCCGGATCTGAAGATGATCGCGGTGGCCGCCACCGGCACCGACATCGTCGATCTGCAGGCCTGCCGCGAGCGCGGCATCGTCGTCTCCAACATCCGCAACTACGCGGTGCACACGCTGCCCGAACACACCTTCGCGCTGATCCTGGCGCTGCGCCGCCAGCTGGTGGCCTACCGCGAGGACATCGAAGCGGGCCTGTGGCAAAAGTCCGAGCGATTCTGCCTGTTCGGCCATCCGATCTCCGACCTGGCCGGCAGCCGCCTTGGCCTTGCCGGCTATGGCGCGCTGGGGAAATCGGTGGCGCAGATCGCGCGTGCGTTCGGCATGGAGGTCGTGGTGTTCAACCGCTCGCCGGTGACCGATGAAGGCATCAAGCAGGTGTCGTGGGACGAGCTGCTGGAGACGTCGGATGTCCTTAGCCTGCACCTGCCGCTTAACGACAAGACCCGCAACATCATCTGCGCGAAAGAGCTGATACGCATGAAAAGCTCGGCGCTGCTGATCAACACCGCGCGCGGCGGCCTGGTGGACGAAGTGGCGCTGGCCGACGCGCTGCGCGCCGGCGTGATCGCCGGCGCCGGATTCGACGTGCTGACAAAGGAACCGCCACCGGAGGACAATGTGCTGCTCAACCTGCGGCTGCCGAACTTCATCCTCACGCCGCATTCGGCGTGGGCCAGCTCGCAAGCGATGCAGGTGCTGGCCGATCAGCTGATCGACAACATCGAGGCCTGGCAGGCCGGTACGCCAAATAATGTCATGGGCTAA
- a CDS encoding efflux RND transporter permease subunit → MNISRFFVDKPIFAAVLSIIIFVAGLISIFKLPISEYPDVVPPSVVVRAQYPGANPKIIAETVAAPLEEQINGVENMLYMSSQNTSDGALALTVTFKIGTNVEQAETQVQNRVQRALPRLPEEVRQIGVTTVKSSPNLTMVVHLSSPNGRYDDLYLRNYAVLNVKDQLARLPGMGEVQLFGAGDYSMRVWLDPQKVAQRNLTAGDIVDSIREQNVQVAAGVIGQGPSKGADFQLTVNTHGRLQSEEEFGDIVVKTNSDGAVTHLRDVARLEMGSNSYALRSLLNNKSAAAIPIFEAPNANALQLSADVRSTMERLSKDFPEGVAYDIVYDPTQFVRESIRSVIHTLVEAIILVALVVIIFLQTWRASVIPLLAVPVSVVGTFAVMLAFGFSINTLSLFGLVLAIGIVVDDAIVVVENVERNIHEGLAPREATIQAMKEVSGPIIAIALVLCAVFVPIAFVSGLSGQFYKQFALTIAISTVISAFSSLTLAPALAAALLKPHDAPKDALTRGMDKVFGRFFGWFNRFFNRASDRYEKGVTGVLKRKGGSLVVYAVLAVAAGFMFKLVPPGFVPAQDKQYLIGFAQLPDAASLDRTDAVIRKMSDIAKDIPGIDNSIAFPGLSINGFTNAPNAGIVFVGLSAFDKRHGKEQSAEGIAAEMNKRMGSIEGAFVMVLPPPPVNGLGTTGGFKLMLQDRENQGYDALYKAVQAVQAKAATNPKLAGVFSGYQINVPQLFADVDRVKAKQLGIPLQTIYQTLQINLGSLYVNDFNQFGRTYQVRVQADQQFRSHPQDIAQLKVRNDKGEMIPLSSLMRVKDTYGPDRVQRYNAFVAAEINGAPAPGVSSGEAQAEMTKIVEEVLPKGIGYEWTELVYQDILSGNTMIYVFPLCVLLVFLVLAAQYESWTLPLAVILIVPMSILCALIGVKLTAGDNNVFTQIALFVLVGLASKNAILIVEFARELEHQGRSVVEAALEACRLRLRPILMTSIAFIMGVLPLVFSSGAGSEMRHAMGVAVFAGMLGVTFFGLFLTPVFYVLLRNLAIRLEKKPAVAGDGAVAKLEGTH, encoded by the coding sequence ATGAATATCTCCCGATTTTTTGTCGACAAGCCGATTTTCGCGGCCGTACTGTCGATCATTATCTTCGTCGCCGGCTTGATATCGATCTTCAAGCTGCCGATCTCGGAGTACCCGGACGTGGTGCCGCCATCGGTGGTGGTGCGCGCGCAGTATCCGGGCGCGAATCCGAAGATCATCGCCGAAACCGTGGCCGCGCCGCTTGAGGAGCAGATCAACGGCGTCGAGAACATGCTCTACATGTCCTCGCAAAACACCTCGGACGGCGCGCTGGCGCTGACCGTCACCTTCAAGATCGGCACCAACGTCGAGCAGGCCGAAACGCAGGTGCAAAACCGCGTCCAGCGCGCGCTTCCGCGTTTGCCGGAAGAGGTGCGCCAGATCGGCGTGACGACCGTCAAGTCGTCGCCCAACCTGACGATGGTGGTCCACCTGTCCTCGCCGAACGGCCGTTACGACGACCTGTATCTGCGTAACTACGCGGTGTTGAACGTCAAGGACCAACTGGCGCGCCTGCCCGGCATGGGCGAGGTGCAGTTGTTCGGCGCCGGCGACTATTCGATGCGCGTCTGGCTCGATCCGCAAAAGGTCGCCCAGCGCAACCTGACCGCCGGCGACATCGTCGATTCGATCCGCGAGCAGAACGTGCAAGTGGCAGCCGGTGTGATCGGCCAGGGCCCGAGCAAGGGCGCCGACTTCCAGTTGACCGTCAATACCCACGGCCGCCTGCAAAGCGAAGAAGAGTTTGGCGACATCGTCGTCAAGACCAATAGCGACGGCGCCGTGACGCACCTGCGCGACGTGGCGCGCCTGGAAATGGGCTCGAACTCGTACGCTTTGCGCTCGCTGCTGAACAACAAATCGGCCGCCGCGATTCCTATTTTCGAAGCACCCAACGCCAACGCCTTGCAGCTGTCGGCCGACGTACGCTCGACGATGGAACGCCTGTCGAAAGATTTCCCGGAAGGCGTCGCGTACGACATCGTATACGACCCGACCCAATTCGTGCGGGAGTCGATCCGCTCCGTGATCCACACTTTGGTCGAAGCGATCATCCTGGTGGCGCTGGTGGTGATCATCTTCCTGCAAACCTGGCGCGCATCGGTGATCCCGCTGCTGGCCGTTCCCGTCTCGGTGGTCGGTACCTTCGCCGTGATGCTGGCCTTTGGGTTCTCGATCAACACCTTGTCGCTGTTCGGCCTTGTGCTGGCCATCGGTATCGTGGTCGATGACGCGATCGTGGTGGTGGAAAACGTCGAACGGAATATTCACGAAGGTCTGGCGCCGCGCGAAGCGACCATCCAGGCGATGAAAGAGGTGAGCGGTCCGATTATCGCCATCGCCCTGGTGCTGTGCGCCGTGTTCGTGCCGATCGCGTTCGTTTCGGGCCTGTCCGGCCAGTTCTACAAGCAGTTCGCGCTGACCATCGCCATTTCGACCGTGATCTCGGCATTTAGCTCGCTGACCCTGGCTCCGGCCCTGGCCGCGGCGCTGCTCAAACCGCACGATGCGCCGAAAGACGCGCTGACCCGTGGCATGGACAAGGTCTTCGGCCGCTTCTTCGGCTGGTTCAACCGCTTCTTCAACCGCGCTTCCGATCGTTATGAAAAGGGCGTGACCGGTGTATTGAAGCGCAAGGGCGGTTCGCTGGTTGTCTACGCGGTGCTGGCCGTCGCGGCAGGCTTCATGTTCAAGCTGGTGCCACCGGGCTTCGTTCCGGCGCAGGACAAGCAGTACCTGATCGGCTTCGCCCAGTTGCCGGACGCCGCCTCGCTGGACCGTACCGACGCCGTGATCCGCAAGATGTCGGACATTGCCAAGGACATCCCGGGCATCGACAACTCGATCGCTTTCCCTGGCCTGTCGATCAACGGCTTCACCAACGCGCCGAACGCCGGTATCGTTTTCGTCGGCCTGAGCGCCTTCGACAAGCGTCACGGCAAGGAGCAGTCGGCCGAAGGCATCGCCGCCGAAATGAACAAGCGTATGGGTTCGATCGAAGGCGCGTTCGTGATGGTGCTGCCACCGCCGCCGGTCAACGGCCTCGGTACCACCGGCGGCTTCAAGCTGATGCTGCAGGACCGCGAGAACCAGGGTTACGACGCGCTGTACAAAGCCGTTCAGGCGGTGCAGGCGAAGGCCGCCACCAATCCGAAACTGGCCGGCGTCTTCTCGGGCTACCAGATCAACGTGCCGCAGTTGTTCGCAGACGTCGATCGCGTCAAGGCCAAGCAGTTGGGCATCCCGCTGCAGACCATCTACCAGACCTTGCAGATCAATCTGGGCTCGCTGTATGTGAACGACTTCAATCAGTTCGGCCGTACCTACCAGGTGCGCGTCCAGGCCGACCAGCAGTTCCGTTCGCACCCACAGGATATCGCCCAGCTGAAGGTGCGTAACGATAAGGGCGAGATGATTCCGCTGTCGTCGCTGATGCGCGTCAAGGACACCTATGGCCCGGATCGCGTACAACGCTACAACGCCTTCGTCGCCGCTGAAATCAACGGTGCACCGGCTCCCGGCGTGTCGTCGGGCGAAGCGCAGGCTGAAATGACAAAGATCGTCGAAGAGGTTCTGCCGAAGGGTATCGGCTACGAGTGGACGGAACTGGTGTACCAGGACATCCTGTCCGGTAACACGATGATTTATGTGTTCCCGCTGTGCGTACTGCTGGTGTTCCTGGTGCTGGCCGCCCAATACGAAAGCTGGACCCTGCCGCTGGCCGTGATCCTGATCGTGCCGATGTCAATCCTGTGCGCGCTGATCGGCGTCAAGCTGACGGCTGGCGACAACAACGTCTTCACGCAGATCGCGCTGTTCGTGCTGGTTGGATTGGCGTCCAAGAACGCGATCCTGATTGTGGAATTCGCCCGTGAACTGGAACACCAGGGCCGTAGCGTGGTCGAAGCGGCGCTGGAAGCTTGCCGCCTGCGTCTGCGTCCGATTCTGATGACGTCGATCGCATTCATCATGGGCGTGCTGCCACTGGTGTTCTCGAGCGGCGCGGGTTCGGAAATGCGTCATGCGATGGGTGTGGCGGTGTTTGCCGGCATGCTGGGCGTGACCTTCTTCGGCCTGTTCCTGACGCCCGTGTTCTACGTCCTGCTGCGTAACCTGGCGATCCGCCTGGAGAAAAAACCTGCCGTCGCCGGCGACGGCGCGGTGGCTAAACTGGAAGGGACCCACTAA
- a CDS encoding efflux transporter outer membrane subunit, protein MNKLQMIAKGVAPVLAALLMTACAAPEFKQPAVEVPTAFKESQTPTAADLATPVKTAADGSTWKQAQAAEAQPRGEWWLAFNDPALNELIAEATRANANLSVAAARVKQARAIAGVAEADRIPQVGVNAGAQRQRQSATSLGLPTGTEVPPGKLFSANLTASYEVDLFGRVSSNVSAARSDAASIEATYRSVLLSVQADVAQTYFRLRATDAELETLNRTVQTREEDVKVNQRRFDLGDIGEFDLARAKTELATTRSEFIGLQRQRVTTEHALAVLLGKPAASYTAGVTPLLDTALLPVIPAGMPSSLLERRPDIAAAQRTMEASNARIGVARSAMFPALTLSASGGGSSADTVAEVFKWSSRSWVLGALMSMPIIDGGRNKNNILRSEAALEESVGTYRQSVLVAFAEVEDNLAGLRILAGQTAQMEAALVSARRSADLAQKLYTAGRSSYLDLLDAQRNLAAVERTAVQLRGTRAVTTVALIRALGGGWDSAGGTASAPAAPAVAQQ, encoded by the coding sequence ATGAACAAGCTGCAAATGATCGCCAAAGGTGTGGCGCCGGTACTGGCAGCGTTGCTGATGACGGCATGCGCCGCGCCGGAATTCAAACAGCCGGCGGTGGAAGTGCCGACCGCCTTCAAAGAATCGCAAACACCAACGGCCGCCGATCTGGCGACGCCGGTGAAAACCGCTGCAGACGGCAGCACCTGGAAACAGGCGCAAGCCGCCGAGGCGCAGCCGCGCGGCGAATGGTGGCTGGCCTTCAACGACCCAGCCCTCAATGAGCTGATCGCCGAGGCCACCCGCGCCAACGCCAACCTGTCGGTGGCGGCGGCCCGCGTCAAGCAGGCCCGCGCCATCGCCGGCGTGGCCGAAGCGGATCGTATTCCGCAAGTCGGCGTCAACGCCGGCGCCCAGCGTCAGCGTCAGTCGGCGACCTCGCTCGGTCTGCCGACCGGCACCGAGGTCCCGCCGGGTAAGCTGTTTAGCGCCAACCTGACCGCCAGCTACGAGGTCGATCTGTTCGGCCGCGTATCGTCGAACGTCAGCGCCGCCCGCAGCGACGCCGCCTCGATCGAGGCGACCTACCGCTCGGTGCTGCTGTCGGTGCAAGCGGATGTGGCGCAGACGTACTTCCGTCTGCGCGCCACCGACGCCGAACTGGAAACGCTGAACCGCACGGTGCAAACGCGTGAAGAGGACGTCAAGGTCAACCAGCGTCGTTTCGACCTGGGCGACATCGGCGAATTCGATCTGGCGCGCGCCAAGACCGAACTGGCGACGACGCGCTCCGAGTTCATCGGCCTGCAGCGTCAGCGCGTGACGACCGAGCATGCCCTGGCGGTCTTGCTGGGCAAACCGGCTGCCAGCTACACGGCCGGCGTGACGCCGCTGCTGGACACGGCGCTGCTGCCGGTGATCCCGGCCGGCATGCCGTCGTCGCTGCTGGAGCGCCGTCCGGACATCGCCGCCGCGCAGCGCACGATGGAGGCGTCCAACGCCCGCATCGGCGTGGCCCGTTCGGCTATGTTCCCGGCGCTGACGTTGAGCGCGAGCGGTGGCGGCTCGTCGGCCGACACCGTGGCCGAAGTGTTCAAATGGAGCAGCCGTTCGTGGGTGCTTGGCGCGCTGATGTCGATGCCGATCATCGACGGTGGCCGTAATAAGAACAACATCCTGCGCAGCGAAGCGGCGCTGGAAGAGTCGGTCGGTACGTATCGTCAGAGCGTGCTGGTGGCCTTCGCCGAGGTGGAAGACAACCTGGCCGGCCTGCGTATCCTGGCCGGTCAGACCGCGCAGATGGAAGCGGCGCTGGTGTCGGCACGCCGTTCCGCCGACCTGGCGCAGAAGCTGTACACGGCCGGCCGGTCTAGCTACCTCGATCTGCTGGACGCGCAGCGCAACCTGGCGGCGGTGGAACGCACCGCCGTGCAGCTGCGCGGCACGCGCGCGGTGACCACCGTGGCGCTGATCCGCGCACTGGGTGGTGGCTGGGATAGCGCTGGCGGTACCGCCAGTGCGCCGGCGGCGCCGGCGGTCGCTCAGCAATAA
- a CDS encoding alpha-hydroxy-acid oxidizing protein, with amino-acid sequence MTIITSIEDLRVLAKKRVPRMFYDYADAGSWTESTYRANNEDFAKIKFRQRVAVNLENRTLASTMVGQSVAMPVALAPTGLTGMQHADGEILAAKAAEKFGVPFTLSTMSICSIEDIAANTSKPFWFQLYVMKDREFINRLIDRAKAARCSALVLTLDLQVLGQRHKDLRNGLSAPPKLTVANMINLATKPRWCFGMLGTKRRSFGNIVGHATSVSDMSSLSSWTSQQFDLSLSWKDVEWIKQRWGGKLIIKGIMDAEDARLAVESGADALIVSNHGGRQLDGAQSSIGALPAIVEAVGKQIEVHMDGGIRSGQDVIKAVALGAKGVYIGRPFLYGLGAMGEQGVSKCLEIIRNEADLTMAFCGLRDLQHVDRNILLPGTY; translated from the coding sequence ATGACCATCATCACCAGTATCGAAGACCTGCGCGTTCTGGCCAAGAAGCGCGTTCCACGCATGTTCTACGATTACGCCGATGCCGGCTCCTGGACCGAATCGACCTACCGCGCCAACAACGAAGACTTCGCGAAAATTAAATTCCGCCAGCGAGTCGCTGTCAATCTGGAAAACCGCACACTGGCCAGCACCATGGTCGGCCAGAGCGTGGCCATGCCGGTGGCCCTGGCGCCGACCGGTTTGACGGGCATGCAGCACGCCGACGGTGAAATCCTCGCCGCCAAGGCGGCCGAAAAATTCGGCGTGCCGTTCACCTTGTCGACGATGAGCATCTGCTCGATCGAGGACATCGCGGCCAACACCAGCAAGCCTTTCTGGTTTCAGTTGTATGTGATGAAGGACCGCGAATTCATCAACCGCCTGATTGATCGCGCCAAGGCCGCGCGCTGCTCGGCGCTGGTGTTGACCTTGGATTTGCAGGTGCTCGGCCAGCGTCACAAGGATCTGCGCAACGGCCTGTCGGCGCCGCCCAAACTGACCGTCGCCAACATGATCAACCTCGCCACCAAGCCGCGCTGGTGCTTCGGCATGCTGGGCACCAAGCGCCGCAGCTTCGGCAATATCGTCGGCCACGCGACGTCGGTCTCGGACATGTCGTCGCTGTCGTCGTGGACCAGCCAGCAGTTCGATTTGAGCCTGTCGTGGAAGGACGTCGAGTGGATCAAGCAGCGCTGGGGCGGCAAGTTGATCATCAAGGGCATCATGGACGCGGAGGACGCGCGCCTGGCCGTTGAAAGTGGCGCCGACGCGCTGATCGTTTCCAACCACGGCGGCCGCCAGCTCGACGGCGCGCAATCGTCGATCGGCGCGCTGCCGGCCATCGTCGAGGCGGTCGGCAAGCAGATCGAGGTGCATATGGACGGCGGCATCCGCTCCGGCCAGGACGTGATCAAGGCGGTGGCGCTGGGCGCGAAAGGCGTTTATATTGGACGCCCGTTCCTGTATGGCTTGGGTGCGATGGGCGAGCAGGGCGTGAGCAAATGCCTGGAGATCATCCGCAACGAGGCCGATCTGACGATGGCCTTCTGCGGACTGCGCGATCTGCAGCATGTCGACCGCAACATCCTTCTTCCCGGGACCTATTAA
- a CDS encoding LysR family transcriptional regulator has product MNKLQAMEVFVNVVDSGGFTRAADQMQLPKATVSTLIQSLEASLAVKLLHRTTRHVSVTADGAAYYERCLRILSDVRDAEESLSRTRLSPSGRLRVDVPTGLAGSVLVPALPDFFTRYPDIQMEMGCSDRAVDLVEEGVDCAVRAGQLVDSSLIARRVGILHFVTCAAPSYLERYGRPSHPDELTRHLCVNYFSSKTGKIIDWDFSRGTERVQVALPGHIALNDTNAYTAAGLAGLGIVQMPNFLLDPLVADGSFEQVLPEWSSDSIPVHVVYPQNRHLSAKVRVFVEWVAELLSNHPGMRLPKAPPPAARATSYEVAI; this is encoded by the coding sequence ATGAATAAACTGCAAGCGATGGAAGTGTTCGTGAACGTGGTCGACTCCGGCGGCTTCACGCGCGCCGCCGACCAAATGCAACTGCCCAAGGCCACGGTCTCGACGCTGATCCAGTCGCTGGAGGCGTCGCTGGCGGTCAAGCTGTTGCACCGGACCACGCGGCACGTCAGCGTCACGGCCGACGGCGCCGCCTACTACGAGCGCTGCCTGCGCATCTTATCGGACGTGCGCGACGCCGAGGAATCGCTGTCGCGCACCCGCCTCAGTCCCAGCGGCCGGCTGCGGGTCGATGTGCCCACCGGGCTGGCCGGCAGCGTGCTGGTGCCGGCGCTGCCGGACTTCTTCACCCGCTATCCGGACATCCAGATGGAGATGGGCTGCAGCGACCGCGCCGTCGACCTGGTCGAAGAAGGCGTCGACTGCGCGGTGCGCGCCGGCCAATTGGTCGATTCGAGCCTGATCGCGCGACGCGTCGGCATCCTGCATTTCGTCACCTGCGCGGCGCCATCGTATCTGGAGCGCTACGGCCGCCCTTCCCACCCGGACGAATTGACGCGCCACCTGTGCGTTAACTATTTTTCATCGAAGACCGGTAAAATCATCGACTGGGACTTTTCGCGCGGCACCGAGCGGGTGCAGGTCGCCCTGCCCGGCCACATCGCCCTGAACGACACCAATGCCTACACGGCTGCGGGACTGGCCGGGCTGGGCATCGTGCAAATGCCGAATTTTTTGCTCGATCCCTTGGTCGCCGACGGCAGCTTCGAACAGGTGCTGCCGGAATGGAGCTCGGACTCGATACCGGTGCACGTGGTGTACCCACAAAACCGGCATCTGTCGGCCAAGGTGCGGGTGTTCGTCGAATGGGTCGCCGAACTGTTATCCAATCATCCAGGCATGCGCTTGCCGAAGGCACCACCACCGGCGGCGCGCGCCACGTCTTACGAGGTAGCCATATGA